In Mycobacterium sp. JS623, one genomic interval encodes:
- the gabT gene encoding 4-aminobutyrate--2-oxoglutarate transaminase, with translation MSTLEQSRYLATAIPGPRSQQLIDRKSAAVSRGIGNTMPVYAARAFGGIVEDVDGNRLIDLGSGIAVTTIGNSSPRVVAAVAEQVAQFTHTCFMITPYEGYVAVAEQLNRLTPGSGKKRSALFNSGSEAVENAIKIARTYTRKQAVVSFDHAYHGRTNLTMALTAKSMPYKHGFGPFAPEIYRAPLSYPFRDAEYGKELATDGELAAKRAISVIEKQVGADNLAAVIIEPIQGEGGFIVPADGFLPALLDWCRDNNVVFIADEVQTGFARTGAMFACEHEGIEPDLICTAKGIADGLPLSAVTGRAEIMDAPHVSGLGGTYGGNPVACAAALATIETIESDGLIERARQIETLMKDRLGRLQAENDRIGDVRGRGAMIAMELVKPGTLEPDAELTMKLCVGCHTAGVIVLSCGTFGNVLRFLPPLTISDELLIEGLDVLALVLADL, from the coding sequence GTTCGGCGGCATCGTCGAAGATGTCGACGGCAACCGACTCATCGACCTGGGCTCGGGTATCGCCGTCACGACGATCGGCAATTCGTCACCACGTGTGGTGGCGGCGGTGGCCGAGCAGGTCGCGCAGTTCACGCACACCTGCTTCATGATCACGCCCTACGAGGGTTACGTCGCGGTAGCCGAACAGCTCAACCGACTGACGCCGGGCAGCGGTAAGAAGCGGTCGGCGCTGTTCAACTCCGGGTCGGAAGCGGTCGAAAATGCGATCAAGATCGCCAGGACCTACACGCGCAAACAGGCCGTGGTGTCGTTCGACCACGCCTATCACGGCAGGACCAACCTGACGATGGCGCTGACCGCAAAGTCGATGCCGTACAAGCATGGCTTCGGCCCGTTCGCGCCCGAGATCTACCGCGCGCCACTGTCGTACCCGTTCCGCGACGCCGAATACGGCAAGGAGCTCGCGACCGATGGCGAACTGGCCGCCAAGCGGGCGATCTCGGTTATCGAGAAGCAGGTCGGGGCGGACAACCTGGCCGCGGTGATCATCGAACCAATCCAGGGCGAGGGCGGGTTCATTGTTCCCGCAGACGGTTTCCTGCCCGCACTGCTCGATTGGTGCCGCGACAACAACGTGGTGTTCATCGCCGACGAGGTGCAGACCGGGTTCGCCCGCACGGGAGCGATGTTCGCGTGCGAACACGAAGGCATCGAGCCCGACTTGATCTGCACCGCGAAGGGTATCGCTGACGGTCTGCCGCTGTCGGCGGTCACCGGCCGCGCGGAGATCATGGATGCTCCGCATGTCAGCGGGCTGGGCGGGACGTACGGCGGCAACCCGGTGGCATGCGCGGCGGCGCTGGCCACCATCGAAACGATCGAGTCCGACGGGCTGATCGAGCGTGCACGCCAAATCGAGACATTGATGAAGGACCGCCTTGGGCGGCTGCAGGCCGAGAACGACCGCATCGGCGACGTGCGCGGCCGTGGCGCGATGATCGCGATGGAGTTGGTCAAGCCCGGCACGCTGGAGCCCGACGCGGAGCTGACCATGAAGCTGTGCGTCGGTTGCCACACCGCGGGCGTAATCGTGTTGTCCTGCGGCACATTTGGCAATGTCCTACGGTTCCTGCCGCCGCTGACCATCAGCGACGAACTGCTCATCGAAGGCCTCGACGTCCTCGCTCTCGTCCTGGCCGACCTCTAA